Genomic segment of Arctopsyche grandis isolate Sample6627 chromosome 3, ASM5162203v2, whole genome shotgun sequence:
tcttCTGTAATAGTacattgtattgattttttcataatttgcaCAATTCATCAACCTCAAATCTATTGCAAGTTGATAAAGAGAGAGGGTTTAATCTAAGGAATCTCACATACGGAAGAGGCaaaggatttgaatttaattaatttgaaaagacAAAGGATATCACCTCACAGCAAATTTATTCAACAACATTTACcgcaagtaaaaataaatatacaacaaCGGCCATTGCGATCTACACTCAAAAACACtacattttataatcaatatatggaATCAATAGATACAAACTCGTCAAAACGAAACGGATGGTAATTAAAAAGTACTCGCACAATACGATGgcaaagaaatatatatatttattgcaaTTATAATAAGTACAATACAGTAGATTACATTGAAAATGCTAAACCTGCAAGCacctatacaatattataacaataacaaattacATGTTTGACTGCTGCAAtttgcgaaaaaaaaaacaatattaccatcaaattattattagatgtaatttttttttattaaaattgtactACGCGATACACCCAAAAACAGTTTACTTCCAACGTTTGTTTTCATAGTCCCATTTGGAGGACAATCCATCAACGGGATCGACCTTGATGTCGAGCATCCTCTTCAATTGCGCCTTCTGGTGGGCATCGTCGAATGTTTCAGGCAATGGACCTAAAactaaaatgaaaaacaatgtAAAAAGCCCATCTTCAAACTATTGTTTGTTCAAGTGTAAACTTCTATAGTTTCTTGCGGTTGTTTCGATAAGTTCGACAACTTCCGCCCAGCATATCAGAATAAGTAAGTGTTATTTCAATCATACCAAACATTTTCATTCCCATGTAGATCCACAGTGAGAGGGAGCAGAAGAAAATGGCCCAGCCAAGAGAGTGTTTCCAATCGCTGTCGGGTGCGTTGAACTCGGCAAACGTTTGACAAAAGCTGGCCCTGTACAAGGTTTTCTTTTCTTCGACGGTCAACTTTCTCCAGTCACCCTTTTCCTTCTCGCGCAGAGCCTGAAATTTAAACGTTCGCGATTAACTAACAGTTCGCATTAATCGAACGAATGTTTTTTCGTCGTATCGAGCAGACGGAACCTTGACATCAGCGGTGTCCTCCCTGAACCTTATGGATGGCATCGGATAGTCGATACGGTCTTGATAATTGGCCTGTCCGTTCATTCCATGACCGACGATCTCCCGGGATCCGATGCGGGACCGGCCGTGGAAAGCGGCAGTTTGAAAGCCAATCGGCACTCGGATCGAATCCAAGATAGACTTAGTCAAAATTCTTCCAGCCATTTTTCCTATAAACAATACAGCGTTACGTATGAAGCATTTAACAACACTAATACAGACAAAATACTTCCAAAGATATAACTGAAGTCATAGTGTATCTTATTTAAACTTAAATCAAATCAATAAATCATACGAATTAAACAAGGGTATATTAACTGCAACTAACACTATCGATCCCTGAAATCTCGTAATAACCCAGGTAATCTATAATCAACTTCGATTAAGTCAATATATCGATTATACTACACACATCAAAATACTTTAAAAGTATGAAACTCAACTATGGCCATTATGTCAGATCGTATAGGCACTATGCATATGTAGGTGCACGTTATGTAATCGTGACTGAAACCGAAGGGATACTATCGTGCATTAGATATAGCGGGGTATAGATGAATGGTAGAAAATATGGGGCGCAGTCGCCATCGGAGGGGCTCCAAAGACATCGGGGGGGGGGCCCCAAAGTATTAGGTTATGTATTACTTGAAGTGGGGGGCGGGTGGATGACAGCTTTGATATATTCCTCGTGTCCGTCGGGGCGAAGGAGTAGAAAcgggggcggagccctaaaGGGGGGAGGGCATGAAAAGAGGTCTGACAGCTCACCTGTGAGGGGCCCACAAAGGCTACAACGATCAGACAAGACGACCGGCCGACTGAAGATGTAGCAGGCCGACACTACACGAATGTCGTGTCACTCGTGCGAATTTGTGTTGGTGCATCTGTGTAgactttattgatttttttattcattttggaATTAATCAACTGCTTTTGGTTGTTTTTGTTCATCTGCGATGGTTAATTTTGGTTGTTTATTTTCATGCatcattttttatgtaatttgagtGTGTGAAAATATTCTTATATGAAGTTGTAAATATGTGTTCACACTTAAGTTCTAatgtattgtaacgtagagattaggtgagtggcgctcgtggactgaTGGTTCACGACCgcggatcacctgatctctcgttcccgccaaaaaggcctccacGAATGAATCAGCCCTATGCAACGGCCAAAGGCATCgtctgactcatcgaccaatgattgttgatatatgtatgtatgtgtactgtgTCCAGcgagtataaatatggggcgttcTCGGCATGGAATTCATTCCAGCCCGGACCGCCGCCAAGAGAACACGAATAAACCGCTACTACCCAtcttcctgcgtctttctccgattctggaaaccccccccttcacgtccacgcaacagtaTTTACTTTTGATCCATATTTGCTTATAAGTATTCACTAGTATCTCTGGTTTGATCTAGTTCCAtggaaattttcattcaaaaatttgCACGTCCCTGaagtattttattcaattcgtCGAAATGCTGAGTGATAAGAATATTAAATCATTTaaccatagatgtataatacatagatccacCCTCACggcttatactggtctcccttttggtgcatgcaaaatacatggcgcatgcacacttttctctcagtaggttagtagcttctaagtaggaaaggtcgattgcggagatcttgtcgatagatatgcggagatcttttcatcttttcgtcactaactgaggggtgcggggggaagtgaaaaaaacgccgaccgctgcgtcgtagggaaaaaaacctttttctTCCCCAACTTCCCAccactagttaaaccccccgcacccctcagttagtggcgacaagatctctaACGAAATATCTAGTAATGCCAtatctagtatattctagatctatgcatttaaccaattttttttgttcaaaaggagctttatttcttctaataaattgacaaaccgATCGAAAACTTGACCGCAGCTGAGCCATCATACATTGTTGTACGTCAAAATCTCCGAATATTAGTACCCGATTTCTTACAATAATTGTGCAAATTCTCGTTTATTAAGACCTCTTGCATTTATGAAGTTGATGACGTTTAATACAAGTGGCATTACATTGGAAAATGTTTTAAGCCTTGCTTCGCAAATAGAacttacaatatattatacaatgcaaTTCAATCAGAGAATGTCTAATAGTTTGCTTAAGCTGCTGaataaaaccaatattttttccCACCTTATTGGGAGCACCGTCTGTTGTTACAGAAACAATTTTCTGTAAGTTGATAACTACttctttaaatgtattattaaaatctttaaaaatgtcAAGATCGGCACTCTTCCCTTTCAACGTTattagtaattttttaaatcttcacGCGTCAACACGTGGGTCATTCAAAAAGCCAGCTTGGGTCAGTGTCTGACCCACGGGTCATAAGTTCGCCATCACCTACCTAGATCGAACGACAATTTGCGGTCCACACTTTattggaaaattattatttacgcGCGTTTCTTTTTTAATGCTTATTTTAAGGCTTAATAACACTCgtctaaaacaataataaatatcatattatatatcattttcTACCCCTCAAAGTATGCCACCCTTAGACGTTGTCTTGCTCGCCTATGCACACGGGAAGTCCCTGATTTTACCCCTAGTGGCCAACAACTATAAAATGGTCAAATCAATTTTGACATAATCTTCGCTGTCAATAAAATGACGTTTGTTATTGCGAGATATGGCAACACTAAATTCAGCTGTCACTCTATCTGCTATCACCTGTAATGGAGTGTCGTCTCTGTTTGAGCACTTCAGCTCCAGTAGCAATATTCATAGAAACTGAAGGCTTAGCAGAGAGAATATGGACGTGCTGCCACCTACAGGTAAATTAGACAAACTTCACAAATACAAAATCTACATAGTActagtttaaatgttttattctgtttattttgCACCATTGCAGTTCAATCTATCATTCCTTCCAGGTTGAAAGAGACGATGGTTTACCAGACAAAATTTGCTTCGAATGCGAATCCAAACTGGACTCATACACACAATTCCGGGACACTTGCGAGCAGACCGATAGAATCCTTCGGCAACGTTTCATCAACGACTTGAATATCAAAAAGGAAGAGAACCACGAATACGCCAATTGCTACGAAGAAAGCATAAGCGATATCATAAACCAAGATAAATACTCAACGAAAGACAATACCCAATCAGCACCATTCAACACACCATGGTCTAAACCCACCGACGAACCAAACCAAGTCTACAATGATAACATGTACATTAAACGAGAGACGGAATGTCTGGAGAGCAACGGCTTAATATTCCCAATCAAAAAACACAAATGTATAACCTGTGGCAAGGCTCTATCATCCAAGAAGTCTCTGAAAAGACACGCTTTGATACACTTGAGGAGTAAAGTTCGCAAGTGCAAAATTTGCTTGAAGCTGTATGCGACTAGGGACGATACCCCGCACGATTGCGAACGTATCAAAATCGAATACGAAAAAGATCCCGACGATTATGCTGAGACTCTTAACACCGATGATGTTCAGATCAAGAGGGACGTCGACGAGGATTCGGACGATTCaaaattcgtcattgccaaaacgCATCCGGCGAGGAAGAGAAGCGCTTGCGGCACCTGCGGCAAGATGGTCACGACTAAGCACTTGAAGAGGCACACCTCCACGCACTCCAAAGCCAGGAAGTTCAAATGCGGAGTGTGCAAGGACACGATCACCGATAAGGATCAGCACAAGTTGTTGCATTTGAATGATAAGAATTTCAAGTGCGACGTGTGCGACAAGTGGTTCTTTTACAAACACCAATTGAACGCACATCAACGCAGCCATGTAGGGATGAAGAAGTTCTCTTGTGATATGTGCGGAAGGAAGTGTGAAAGTGCCAGCAAAGTCAGAAAGCACATCAGAGCTgttcatttgaaaatcaaaacgcACCAGTGCAGTGCGTGTGGGAAACTGCTCACCGATCAACAATCATATAaggtactagtgttgtgcccgatgaaatatcatcccatggtgttggcatattaagttattaaataaaattaaattaaaagaaatgtgtcggtcctgtgttcgatccgcatgcagtcgtatttttttcgaataccttttgaatatatttatatttaattgtttgatatgaaaaaaaaatggtaaaaatacctaactacatataaacaatataaaacaccaaatagaaaaattaattaattaattaattaattaaaaaaaattcaataaatgctcAGAAACTCATTTCCATAGAGGAAACCTTGGTAgccaacagtatatatagaagtttttgttgatctgtttttatgttatatcgaatcgaaacgactattatagtacagtgagcgttatcttacacagacacacagaatagcgctattatatattactagtgttgtacccgatgaaatatcatcgcatggtgttggcatattaagttattaaataaaaaaaaaataaacgaaatgtgtcggtcctgtgctcgatccgcacgcggtcgtatttttcaaataccttttaaatatatttttatttaattgtttaatatgaaaaaaatggtaaaaactaccggtctccgtgacgagccagaatgttaaattacagaaaacacaaatatcggaaggcaaagatcgaaaatcgaaagatcttaagtcgaaagatcaaaaaaaagggtgcatggtaaacggtacatactcacttaatttgcgcgagcaggatacaacaggaacaagaggaacaggcttttcctcccgtattaatgtgcgcgcgcagaatagctttttttttatctttcgacttaagatctttcgattttcgatctttgccttccgatatttgtgttttctgtaatttaacattctggctcgtcacataGACccaaaaactacctacctacttatatataaacaatataaaacaccaatagaaaaatttattaattaattaattaaattttcaataaacgcTCAAAGACTTAGCATCGTCTATTTGCCttgaggaaacattggtagcaaacagtatatatagaagattttttcttttgttattatattcgtatacgttttgtcATTGGTTTAgctgtaacgtacatatgtatgtcgaatcgaaacgactattatagtacagcgagcgttatctcagacagacgcacagaatagcgatatacAGACAGACGTACAGAATAGAAAAAGAACAAAAGCTCAACTGAAAAATATTAACAtctatttttttctcttctagGACCATATGAAGATTCACTCAGACTATTGTCCGTACATATGCGATTATTGCAGCAGGGGATTCAAACACAGAAACAGCATAATCGGTCACATAAGAACGCACACGGGCGAGAAACCGTACAAGTGCGAGATCTGTGCAAGAGCTTTCATCTCCACTGGCATCTTGAAAAGTCATATTCTGCAACACACCGGTGAAAATCCATTCAAGTGTGAACTGTGCTTCAAAGGATTCAAGCAACGGTGTAATCTTAAAAGTCACATGAGACATTttcataaaaagttttagaatTAACTGTTGCAATCGATGATACATTTATTGACgtgttcggtgattattccgcaaaaagcgccctcgcgcaagtcactaaaatctcgatcgcggaacatctggcacccaaaaactccatcaattgtactaacgagaactcgagtgctagatgtttcgtgatcgagattttggtgaattgcgcgagatcgctttttgcggaataatatttttaccttgTTGATGTTACGttgttatgttatattttaaaataaatatttatttaataaattaagaaTTTCATTTACTTGCTTGgttcaatttattttagttaATGGATAAGTAATATAAATGAGATGAAATAAAGTGATACAGTTATTGGCcacttgaaaataatatattaacgcCAATTGACAACAAAATTACATGTTATTTTGTAATGAACGAAATAACTTTCAATTAGTAAGAAACGAGAGCGACATAGAGGGCACAAAAGATTCTCGGTAATGTCACAgggttattattttttgacatCAAATCCAAATGGCTGATAACTATAGTGTAGTTATCAGCCTTGTTCGTTAAATGTTGATCACAAAATCAAATGTAAGAAAAAGTGTAAAGCTGATGGTTGATAAgagataa
This window contains:
- the LOC143909292 gene encoding cytochrome c oxidase subunit 4 isoform 1, mitochondrial-like: MAGRILTKSILDSIRVPIGFQTAAFHGRSRIGSREIVGHGMNGQANYQDRIDYPMPSIRFREDTADVKALREKEKGDWRKLTVEEKKTLYRASFCQTFAEFNAPDSDWKHSLGWAIFFCSLSLWIYMGMKMFVLGPLPETFDDAHQKAQLKRMLDIKVDPVDGLSSKWDYENKRWK
- the LOC143909293 gene encoding uncharacterized protein LOC143909293 — encoded protein: MECRLCLSTSAPVAIFIETEGLAERIWTCCHLQVERDDGLPDKICFECESKLDSYTQFRDTCEQTDRILRQRFINDLNIKKEENHEYANCYEESISDIINQDKYSTKDNTQSAPFNTPWSKPTDEPNQVYNDNMYIKRETECLESNGLIFPIKKHKCITCGKALSSKKSLKRHALIHLRSKVRKCKICLKLYATRDDTPHDCERIKIEYEKDPDDYAETLNTDDVQIKRDVDEDSDDSKFVIAKTHPARKRSACGTCGKMVTTKHLKRHTSTHSKARKFKCGVCKDTITDKDQHKLLHLNDKNFKCDVCDKWFFYKHQLNAHQRSHVGMKKFSCDMCGRKCESASKVRKHIRAVHLKIKTHQCSACGKLLTDQQSYKDHMKIHSDYCPYICDYCSRGFKHRNSIIGHIRTHTGEKPYKCEICARAFISTGILKSHILQHTGENPFKCELCFKGFKQRCNLKSHMRHFHKKF